The bacterium (Candidatus Blackallbacteria) CG13_big_fil_rev_8_21_14_2_50_49_14 genome window below encodes:
- the moaD gene encoding molybdopterin converting factor subunit 1: protein MKITLKTFAQLREKTGRGQIELELPEQATLETCLKAFLQQFPELEQDLKHTRLALNQRYVRDLTTPLKTNDEVALIPPVSGG, encoded by the coding sequence ATGAAAATTACCCTCAAAACCTTTGCCCAATTGCGCGAAAAAACAGGCAGAGGCCAAATAGAGCTTGAGCTTCCTGAACAAGCCACGCTTGAAACCTGCCTCAAGGCATTTTTACAGCAATTCCCTGAATTGGAACAGGATCTGAAACATACCCGACTGGCTCTCAATCAACGCTATGTCAGAGATTTAACGACGCCCCTAAAAACAAACGATGAGGTGGCTTTGATTCCACCGGTGAGTGGAGGTTAG
- a CDS encoding glutamate--cysteine ligase, with protein MNNSLSYTQWLHSFAADSQSALLEMYQAGLEREALRVTQVGKLAQTPHPQALGSALTHPGITTDFAEAQIELITPPFAEIDALLSHQRNLHSFSAKKMNPAEMIWFQSMPPQIQEAEIQIAQFGHSHAGKIKEIYRRGLANRYGKMMQIISGIHFNYSFHPQFWEYLHHKTQSPLSMNAFISENYLALMRNYLRQCWILTYLYGAAPVTHPSFVQREIPELQKLNEDTLIGPMATSLRMSRLGYVNSNRCTYSINYNSLTEYLAGLYKAISSPCASFEKLGIQVNGEYLQLNDHILQIENEHYALIRPKQPPHRGERPFSALRTRGIDYVEVRALDINPFEDIGVTADQLHFVRLFLLYCLLDPNPPIGMDELELINENQHWVSIQGRQPGMKLLRPEGSILLKDWGLGILEKMEPLAELMDAGRSQPYYRPLLANERAKFEDPNLTPSAQVIETLQTSNLSYPDWNLKQSTQLQAELKAIQLEKPLQDALEAEVQQSLRLFAEAEAENSGSFAEALRRFLTLKETGLLENA; from the coding sequence ATGAATAACTCGCTTTCCTATACGCAATGGCTGCATAGTTTTGCAGCAGATTCCCAAAGCGCTTTGCTTGAAATGTACCAGGCAGGTCTGGAGCGGGAAGCACTTCGCGTCACCCAAGTCGGTAAACTTGCGCAAACCCCACACCCCCAGGCCTTGGGGTCTGCTTTAACCCATCCCGGCATCACCACTGACTTTGCCGAAGCCCAGATCGAGCTGATTACCCCCCCCTTCGCTGAAATCGATGCTCTGCTGAGCCACCAGCGCAATCTTCACAGCTTCAGTGCAAAGAAAATGAACCCCGCTGAAATGATTTGGTTTCAAAGCATGCCCCCTCAAATTCAAGAAGCTGAAATCCAAATTGCACAGTTTGGGCATTCCCATGCAGGTAAAATCAAAGAAATCTATCGCAGAGGCCTTGCCAACCGCTATGGCAAAATGATGCAGATCATTTCTGGAATTCATTTTAATTATTCTTTTCACCCCCAGTTTTGGGAATACCTGCACCACAAGACCCAAAGCCCTTTGAGTATGAATGCCTTTATTTCAGAAAATTATCTGGCTCTGATGCGCAATTATCTGCGTCAGTGTTGGATTTTAACCTATCTCTATGGGGCTGCGCCTGTCACGCACCCCAGTTTTGTGCAGCGTGAAATACCTGAACTGCAAAAATTAAATGAGGATACGCTGATTGGCCCCATGGCAACTTCTTTGCGCATGAGCCGCCTGGGCTATGTCAATTCAAATCGCTGCACCTATTCCATCAATTACAACAGCCTGACCGAGTATCTGGCAGGTCTCTACAAGGCGATCAGCAGCCCCTGTGCAAGTTTTGAAAAATTGGGAATTCAAGTCAACGGCGAGTATCTGCAACTCAATGATCATATTCTCCAGATTGAAAACGAGCATTATGCCCTGATTCGCCCCAAACAACCCCCTCACCGTGGGGAAAGACCCTTCAGTGCCCTGCGCACACGGGGGATTGATTATGTCGAAGTGAGAGCCTTGGATATCAATCCCTTTGAAGATATTGGAGTGACTGCCGACCAATTGCATTTTGTCAGACTTTTCCTGCTCTATTGCCTGCTCGACCCCAATCCTCCCATCGGCATGGATGAATTGGAACTGATCAATGAGAACCAACATTGGGTTTCAATTCAAGGCCGTCAGCCCGGCATGAAGCTTTTGCGACCTGAAGGCAGCATTCTCTTAAAAGACTGGGGCTTGGGCATTCTCGAAAAAATGGAACCCCTGGCCGAGCTGATGGATGCTGGGCGCTCTCAGCCCTATTATCGGCCTTTGTTGGCCAACGAACGCGCCAAATTTGAAGACCCCAACTTAACCCCTTCAGCCCAGGTGATAGAGACCCTGCAGACCTCAAACTTGAGCTATCCGGATTGGAATTTAAAACAATCCACCCAGTTACAAGCTGAATTAAAAGCCATCCAACTGGAAAAACCCCTTCAGGATGCGCTTGAAGCTGAAGTACAGCAATCCTTACGTCTATTTGCCGAAGCTGAAGCCGAAAATTCTGGCAGTTTTGCTGAGGCCCTGCGTAGGTTTCTCACCCTGAAAGAAACAGGATTGCTCGAGAACGCTTGA
- a CDS encoding DNA-binding protein — MQFSELKAFCLSLPAAEETFPFGPEVCVFKVAGKMFALCRPDVMPLRVNLKSEPKLAELLRENYEAVAPGWHMNKRHWNTVSFDSDLPDIEIFKQIEHSYLLVLSKLPRSVRESIPPKP, encoded by the coding sequence ATGCAGTTTTCAGAATTAAAGGCATTTTGCCTGTCCTTGCCTGCGGCAGAAGAAACCTTTCCCTTTGGCCCAGAAGTATGTGTTTTTAAAGTGGCGGGGAAAATGTTTGCCCTGTGCAGACCTGACGTCATGCCCTTGCGGGTCAATCTCAAATCTGAGCCCAAACTGGCTGAACTCTTGCGGGAAAACTATGAAGCCGTGGCACCCGGTTGGCATATGAACAAACGTCATTGGAATACGGTAAGTTTTGATTCTGATTTGCCTGATATAGAAATTTTCAAGCAGATTGAACATTCGTACTTGCTGGTGCTGAGTAAACTTCCCCGTTCTGTACGTGAGTCTATCCCTCCAAAACCATAA
- a CDS encoding nitric oxide reductase, with translation MLSKSQARLFFLSGTLVFSCVFLYLTVDSIGKVPEQTHAANISDAVKRGKHLFDKNNCMGCHTLLGEGAYYAPELTKVIERRGPDWIKAFLKDPQAMYPGQRKMVKYHFTPEETDDLIAFFKWIGEMDLNGFPPKPDLKSEAGS, from the coding sequence ATGCTCTCAAAATCCCAGGCCCGGCTGTTTTTTCTCAGCGGAACCCTGGTTTTTTCCTGTGTGTTTCTCTACCTGACGGTAGATTCGATCGGAAAAGTACCAGAACAGACCCACGCAGCCAATATCAGCGACGCTGTCAAACGGGGAAAACACCTCTTTGATAAAAACAACTGCATGGGCTGCCATACCCTATTAGGCGAAGGGGCCTATTATGCCCCTGAATTAACCAAAGTCATTGAAAGAAGAGGCCCCGACTGGATCAAAGCCTTTCTAAAAGATCCCCAGGCCATGTATCCCGGTCAGCGCAAAATGGTGAAATACCATTTCACACCCGAAGAAACCGATGATTTAATTGCCTTTTTTAAATGGATCGGCGAAATGGATCTGAATGGATTCCCTCCCAAACCTGATCTCAAATCAGAAGCAGGCAGCTAG
- a CDS encoding molybdenum cofactor biosynthesis protein MoeB, whose protein sequence is MSTLSPAEKIRYSRQISLPELGETGQLRLKNARVLIVGAGGLGCPAALYLAAAGVGSLGLIDPDQVQLSNLQRQILYTPQDLGKFKTEQAQSHLNALNPEIEVFSYPEALGPENISQRLEDWDLVIDGTDQLPLRYLLNAACREAQIPWIYGSVYRFDGQVACFHPAGPCYRCVFPELPDIGSIPDCNQGGILGVLPGIIGQFQALEALKYLLWPERPPKPELLLWNGMNLELEKIQLSQDPECPGCGPEPAPLKSLKQLCQPVSEIQTSELEAWLKAHPQARLCDLRPSPGDALPAQLSGAEWLDLSAPTTWPTPKSQELLLFCQRGIRSRQAAQILRNVGYLQTVSLSGGLEALKTSFKETNT, encoded by the coding sequence ATGTCAACGCTCAGCCCTGCTGAAAAAATTCGCTACAGTCGCCAGATCAGCCTGCCTGAACTGGGGGAAACTGGCCAGTTGCGGCTCAAAAATGCGCGGGTGCTGATCGTCGGCGCAGGGGGCTTGGGTTGTCCTGCTGCGCTCTATCTGGCGGCTGCCGGAGTGGGCTCCTTGGGGCTGATCGACCCGGATCAGGTTCAGCTCAGCAATTTACAGCGCCAAATACTCTATACCCCTCAAGATCTGGGAAAGTTCAAAACCGAGCAGGCCCAAAGCCACTTAAACGCCCTGAATCCTGAAATTGAAGTTTTCAGTTATCCAGAAGCCTTGGGGCCCGAAAATATCTCGCAGAGACTGGAAGATTGGGATTTGGTGATTGATGGAACCGATCAATTGCCTCTGCGTTACCTGCTCAATGCGGCTTGCCGCGAAGCGCAGATTCCCTGGATTTATGGCAGTGTCTACCGCTTTGATGGCCAGGTGGCGTGCTTTCACCCCGCTGGGCCCTGTTACCGTTGTGTCTTTCCTGAGCTGCCTGATATTGGCAGCATTCCCGACTGTAACCAAGGGGGCATTTTGGGGGTTTTGCCCGGCATCATCGGCCAATTTCAGGCACTCGAAGCTTTGAAATATTTGCTTTGGCCTGAGCGCCCCCCCAAACCAGAACTGCTGCTCTGGAATGGCATGAACCTGGAGCTTGAAAAAATTCAGCTCAGCCAAGACCCCGAATGCCCAGGCTGTGGCCCAGAACCGGCCCCGCTCAAAAGCTTAAAGCAACTGTGTCAGCCCGTCAGTGAAATTCAGACTTCAGAACTTGAAGCCTGGCTCAAGGCCCACCCACAGGCTCGGCTCTGTGATCTGCGTCCAAGCCCAGGAGATGCTTTGCCTGCTCAGCTTTCAGGGGCAGAATGGCTTGACCTCTCTGCCCCCACCACCTGGCCCACCCCAAAATCACAGGAACTTTTGCTGTTTTGCCAACGCGGCATCCGTTCACGGCAAGCAGCACAAATTCTGCGCAATGTCGGCTATCTGCAAACGGTGAGCCTAAGCGGTGGCCTGGAGGCCCTCAAGACTAGTTTTAAGGAAACAAATACATGA
- a CDS encoding cupin domain-containing protein, which produces MKSFKRISLLSAMFLALSLSTGMALAETQSQAHAESIQAQIEYNPEKPAKKILFSTPQYELILFAFDAGQGLKGHSVPFSAYIQVIEGEGILMLEDKAIVMKAGEGFTLPAGVPHSVKAPARFKMLLLKQAGKL; this is translated from the coding sequence ATGAAAAGTTTTAAACGAATCTCTCTCCTGAGTGCTATGTTCTTGGCTTTGAGCTTGAGCACGGGCATGGCTTTGGCTGAAACTCAGTCACAAGCCCATGCTGAATCTATACAAGCCCAGATTGAATACAATCCTGAAAAACCCGCAAAAAAAATCTTGTTCTCAACGCCACAATATGAGCTGATCCTCTTTGCCTTTGATGCAGGCCAGGGCCTGAAGGGCCACAGTGTGCCTTTCTCAGCATATATACAGGTCATTGAAGGCGAAGGCATTCTGATGCTGGAAGACAAAGCGATTGTGATGAAAGCTGGAGAAGGTTTTACTTTACCAGCGGGGGTTCCGCATTCGGTCAAGGCACCGGCTCGCTTTAAGATGCTCCTGCTCAAACAAGCCGGAAAACTCTAA
- a CDS encoding ethanolamine utilization protein EutN, producing MQLARVIGNVVASRKEESLKGVKLMIVQKVNDQNQPQGSPFIAIDATHQAGEGDLVFLESGREAALGLEAWYNPADQAILGIVDQVHTVN from the coding sequence ATGCAACTGGCCCGAGTGATTGGAAATGTGGTCGCCAGCCGCAAAGAAGAAAGTCTGAAGGGTGTAAAGCTGATGATCGTTCAAAAAGTGAACGATCAGAATCAACCCCAGGGTTCACCTTTTATCGCGATTGATGCAACTCATCAGGCGGGAGAGGGAGATTTGGTCTTTCTTGAAAGTGGTCGTGAAGCGGCTCTGGGTCTTGAGGCCTGGTATAATCCTGCAGATCAGGCAATTCTTGGGATTGTGGATCAGGTACACACGGTAAACTAA
- a CDS encoding RNA-binding protein, translating to MNIYVGNLSYQADEQSLADLFSAYGEVRSVRVITDRETGRPRGFGFVEMDSADAGQAAISALNGKEHLGRQLNINEAQPRQERSGGGGGGFRGGDRRSFSNSRY from the coding sequence ATGAATATTTATGTTGGCAATCTTTCCTACCAAGCTGATGAACAAAGCCTTGCAGATCTTTTCTCTGCTTACGGCGAAGTTCGCAGCGTACGCGTAATCACCGATCGTGAAACCGGTCGTCCCCGTGGCTTCGGTTTCGTCGAAATGGATTCCGCTGATGCAGGTCAGGCTGCTATCTCAGCTCTGAATGGCAAAGAACATCTTGGCCGTCAGCTGAATATCAACGAAGCACAGCCCCGCCAGGAACGCAGCGGTGGTGGTGGCGGTGGTTTCCGCGGTGGCGATCGTCGCTCTTTCAGCAACAGCCGCTACTAA
- a CDS encoding nitric-oxide reductase large subunit: MKYQSQKVAYWFFATCMLLFSLQIVYGFIMGFARIGMDGLHDWIPFNAARATHTNLLVVWLLCGFMGAAHYIIPDEAGREIFSVKMAYVQLLSLIVVGVVAIIGFHLNWWEGRKFLEIPRPLDYLVVVNVLMFIFNIGMTVLKGKKYSTTGIVLFMGLFSAALLYLPGMIYFDSQTMDSFFRWWVVHLWVEGVWELIMGSILAYLLIKLTGVDREVIEKWLYIIVGLTFLSGILGTGHHYYYIGTPKYWLIVGGIFSALEPLAFLGMALFAISMYRRSGRSHPNKISLYWTIGCAIMSFVGAGFLGFAHTLPQVNMYTHGTLVTAMHGHMAFWGAYAMIVMAITTYALPELTGRKLWNSMSGMLAFWLSNIGMVGMTGAFAVAGVTQVYLERKMGLEFLLVQKELQVHFIGLLLAASLFTAGIILFIWTFIQYGLPSVEAGRSPSEEEIEDVNALVQPA, translated from the coding sequence ATGAAATACCAATCACAAAAGGTGGCCTATTGGTTCTTTGCAACCTGTATGTTGCTTTTCAGCTTACAAATCGTCTACGGATTCATTATGGGCTTTGCCCGGATTGGCATGGATGGACTGCATGACTGGATCCCCTTCAATGCCGCCCGTGCCACCCATACCAATTTGCTGGTAGTTTGGCTGCTCTGCGGCTTTATGGGCGCGGCCCACTATATCATTCCTGATGAAGCGGGCAGGGAAATTTTCTCGGTTAAAATGGCCTATGTGCAATTGCTATCGCTGATCGTTGTTGGCGTGGTCGCCATTATTGGCTTTCACTTGAATTGGTGGGAAGGCCGTAAATTCCTCGAAATTCCCCGTCCGCTGGATTATCTGGTGGTGGTGAATGTCTTGATGTTTATATTTAATATCGGCATGACGGTCTTAAAAGGCAAAAAATACAGTACCACAGGCATTGTGCTCTTTATGGGTCTGTTTTCTGCGGCCTTGCTCTATTTGCCCGGCATGATTTACTTTGACAGCCAAACCATGGATTCGTTCTTTCGTTGGTGGGTCGTTCACCTTTGGGTAGAAGGCGTCTGGGAATTGATCATGGGCTCGATTTTGGCCTATCTGTTGATCAAACTGACAGGCGTAGATCGTGAAGTAATTGAAAAATGGCTCTATATCATCGTGGGCCTTACCTTTTTATCTGGCATTCTCGGCACCGGTCACCATTATTACTATATCGGCACCCCCAAATACTGGCTGATTGTCGGCGGCATCTTCTCAGCACTTGAGCCCCTTGCCTTTTTGGGCATGGCGCTCTTTGCCATCAGCATGTACCGTCGCTCTGGTCGCTCACATCCCAATAAAATTTCACTCTATTGGACGATTGGCTGCGCGATTATGTCTTTTGTCGGCGCAGGCTTTCTCGGGTTTGCCCATACCTTGCCCCAAGTCAATATGTATACCCATGGCACCCTGGTCACCGCCATGCACGGCCATATGGCCTTTTGGGGAGCCTATGCCATGATCGTGATGGCGATTACGACCTATGCCCTGCCTGAACTCACAGGCCGCAAACTGTGGAACTCCATGAGCGGCATGCTGGCTTTTTGGCTTTCAAATATTGGCATGGTGGGCATGACTGGCGCATTTGCGGTCGCTGGGGTCACCCAGGTCTATCTGGAACGTAAAATGGGCCTCGAATTTTTGCTGGTGCAAAAAGAGCTTCAGGTACATTTTATCGGCCTGCTTCTGGCAGCAAGCTTATTTACAGCGGGCATCATTCTGTTTATTTGGACCTTTATCCAATACGGTCTGCCTTCAGTAGAAGCTGGCAGAAGCCCCTCAGAGGAGGAAATCGAAGATGTCAACGCACTTGTTCAGCCAGCTTGA
- a CDS encoding molybdenum cofactor biosynthesis protein MoaE, which translates to MQASEFVKQTLKTERDEIEIIASAIDISALLASVADPEAGASSLFLGSVRNHNQGKGVLYLEYECYPEMALLEIQSILQTARERWSLKRIGVIHRVGRIEIGEAAVAIAVSSVHRQESIEAMHFIIDTLKASVPIWKKEYWQDGSMWLENCCG; encoded by the coding sequence ATGCAAGCTTCTGAGTTTGTGAAACAAACCTTGAAAACAGAGCGTGATGAAATTGAAATCATCGCTTCTGCGATTGATATCTCTGCACTGCTGGCAAGTGTAGCCGACCCCGAGGCCGGTGCCAGCTCTTTATTTTTGGGAAGCGTTCGCAATCACAACCAGGGCAAGGGGGTGCTCTATCTTGAATATGAGTGTTATCCCGAAATGGCCCTGCTGGAGATTCAAAGCATTCTTCAAACAGCGCGTGAACGCTGGTCGCTTAAGCGTATCGGGGTGATTCACCGCGTGGGCAGAATTGAGATTGGCGAAGCAGCTGTTGCCATCGCTGTTTCATCGGTTCACCGCCAAGAAAGCATTGAAGCCATGCATTTTATCATTGATACCTTGAAAGCAAGCGTGCCGATCTGGAAAAAAGAATACTGGCAGGATGGCTCAATGTGGTTGGAGAACTGTTGCGGCTGA
- a CDS encoding AAA family ATPase yields MQSIDLPYYRPIGQEIQIFEHAWRRRLPLLLKGPTGSGKSRFVEYMAARLNQKLITVSCHEETSAVDLLGRYLIQGAETVWQDGPLTRAVREGAILYLDEIAEARPDTLVVLHSLTDHRRELFLERHNENLKAPESFILIASFNPGYQRGIKELKPSTRQRFLALSFDYPKADIETEILIAETGLDTARAQKLVQLAGKIRKLVEWGLAETVSTRLLIDAGALIADGLPPRLSCEVGIAEPLTDEADTRLALRDLIALYF; encoded by the coding sequence ATGCAAAGCATTGACTTGCCCTATTATCGCCCGATCGGACAGGAAATACAGATCTTTGAGCATGCCTGGCGGCGACGTCTGCCGCTGCTGCTCAAAGGCCCTACGGGGTCAGGCAAATCTCGCTTTGTGGAATACATGGCGGCCCGTTTGAATCAAAAACTGATCACGGTTTCCTGCCATGAAGAGACCTCAGCAGTCGATTTATTGGGCCGTTATTTGATTCAGGGAGCAGAAACCGTCTGGCAGGACGGCCCCTTAACACGGGCTGTGCGCGAAGGCGCGATTCTCTATCTGGATGAAATTGCAGAAGCACGCCCGGATACCCTGGTCGTGCTTCATTCGCTGACGGATCATCGCCGTGAACTTTTTCTCGAGCGGCACAACGAAAACCTCAAAGCACCTGAGAGTTTTATCTTAATTGCCTCCTTCAATCCTGGTTACCAACGGGGGATCAAGGAGCTTAAACCCTCTACCCGCCAGCGATTTTTGGCGCTTAGTTTCGATTATCCCAAAGCGGATATTGAAACTGAAATCCTGATCGCTGAAACTGGATTGGATACAGCGCGGGCGCAAAAATTGGTTCAATTGGCAGGTAAAATAAGAAAACTTGTGGAGTGGGGGCTTGCCGAAACGGTTTCTACCCGCCTCTTGATAGACGCAGGAGCCTTGATCGCAGATGGCTTACCGCCCCGTCTTTCCTGTGAAGTCGGGATCGCCGAACCTTTAACGGATGAAGCGGATACCCGTCTGGCCCTGCGCGATTTAATCGCTCTGTATTTTTAA